Genomic DNA from Streptomyces sp. AM 2-1-1:
GGCCCGGGTCATCCAGCCGGTCGCCTTCGCGTCGGGCAGGTGGATGCCCGCCGTTCCGTCCTTCCACGCGACCGCCGGCGATCCCCTGAACGGCTCGTCCAGTGTGGGGTGTTCGCCGATCGGGCTGTCCGGGGGCGGGCCGGTCGGTCGGGCGGTCTCGGCGCCCGGCGGCGTGACCGCGACGTCACCGCCGCCGCTTCCGGAGACCCAGTCGACGACCCGGCCCGGGGCGAGGGCGACGAGCGTCAGGGCGACGGCCAGCAGGATTCCGACGGCGTACCGGCCCTTCCGGCTGCGCCGGGTGGCCGGTTGGTACGAGCGCCAGGCGGCCGGCGGCTCCGGGGCTTCCTTCAGCCGCCGGGTGACCATCCGGGCCCGCGCGGACGGCTCCTGGGGGGCGTCCCGCGACCCGGCCCCGGACTCCCGCAGGAAGCGTTCCCACTCCTCGTCCGGTATGGATGCCCCGTTCTTGCCCACGCCGCTCTCCCCCCCTCGCGCCCCGGTCCCCCCGGAGCCGCTTCCGATGCCCGCGCATCATCACACGGAGGAGTGACAGCAGAATTTTCCGTCGGGCGGTGGTCCGGGGAGCGGACGGGTGGGCGGGACGCGGGGCAGTTCCCTGTTCGGTCGGGCGCGTGCGGTGTCCCGCCCGGTCAGGCGCGGACGGGGGTGGCGGTGAGGTAGTCGGCCAGGGCGTCGAGCAGGCGGTCGGCGTCCTCCTCGCTGCTGTACGGCGCCAGGCCGACGCGCAGCCCGCCGCCGTCGCCGAGGCCGAGGTGGCGGCTGGCCTCCAGGGCGTAGAAGGAGCCGGCGGGCGCGTCGACCCCGCGTGCGGCGAGGTGGCGGGAGGCGTCCGCGGCGGAGCGGCCGGGGAAGGTGAGCAGCAGGGTCGGGGTGCGCAGGGCCGCGCGGGAGCGCACGGTGATGCCGTCGAGTGCGGCGAGGCCGGTCTCGATGCGGACGCGCAGGGCGTCCTCGTGGGTCTCGATCGCCTCGAAGGCGGCGGCCAGGCGCTCGCGCCGGGAGGCGGTGGCGGGGGTGGCGGCGGGCGCGAGGGTGGCGAGGAAGTCCACGGCGGCGCGGGCGGCGGCCAGCGACTCGTAGGGCAGGGTGCCGAGTTCGAGGCGTTCGGGGACCGCGTCGGTCGACGGCAGCAGCTTGTCGGGGTGGAGGGTCTCCAGCAGCTCGGGCCGGCTCGCCAGGACGCCGAGGTGCGGGCCGAGGAACTTGTACGGGGAGCACACCAGGAAGTCGGCTCCGACGGCGGCGAGCTCGACCGGGGCGTGGGCGGCGAGGTGCACGGCGTCCACGTGCAGCAGCGCGCCCGCGCGGTGCACCAGGTCGGCGATCGCGGGCAGGTCGGGGCGGGTGCCGACGAGGTTGGAGGCGCCGGTGACGGCGACCAGCCGGGTGCGGTCGCTGAGCGCGTCGGCGACGTGGTGGGCCGTCAGTTCTGTGCTGTACGGGTCGAATTCGGCCCACCGGACGCTCGCGCCCACCGCTTCCGCGGCCTGGATCCACGGGCGGATGTTGGCGTCGTGGTCGAGGCGGCTGACCACCACCTCGTCCCCGGGGCCCCAGTTCTTCGCGAGGGTGCGGGCGAGGTCGTAGGTGAGCTGGGTGGAGCTGCGTCCGAAGACGATGCCGCGCGGGTCCGCCCCGAGCAGGTCCGCGAGTGCGGAGCGGGCACCGAGGACGATGGCCTCGGCGTTGCGCTCGCCTTCGTTCTGGGTGCCCCGTACGGCGAGCGGGTGGGCCAGCGCGTCGACGACTGCGTCGATCACCGGCTGCGGGGTCTGCGTACCCCCGGGGGCGTCGAAGCGGGCCGAGCCGGACTTCAGGGCGGGGATCTGCGCGCGGACCGCGTGGACGTCGTAGGACATGCGTACTCCGGTGGGTGGGGCGGTGGGCGACGGGCCCGCTGGGCCCGGGGGCGGCGTACGGGTGGCGCCCCGGACATCGATGGTGCCTGGTGGGGGCGGGGTCCGCGCGGGCGGGTCGGCGGCGCCCCCCGGGAGCTGCCATCCTGACCTGCGGAACATCTGAGCGGGAGGGGCGGCGCCAGTGGTGACCGACGAGGGGCGGGCGATCGGCGATGCGCGAGGAAGCGGAGCCGGAGACGGAGCCGCGGACGGGCGGGCGACCGGCAGGGCGTGCGGCGCCGGGGGAGAACCCACGGGGGCGGCGGGACCGCGTACGGGCGCCGATCCGCACGCCCTCGTGCCGCCGACCCGGGCCCGCGGCACGGTCGTCCTGCTGAACGGGGCCTCCAGCTCGGGCAAGTCGAGCATCGCCCGCGCGCTCCTCGCCTCGCTCGACGGGAGCTGGTTCCACCTGCCGGTGGATGCCTTCCACGCGATGCGCGGCGGCAGCCCCCTGGCGGCGGAGGACCTTCCGGCGGAGATCGACCGGACCGTCAAGGGGTTCCACCGCGCGGTGGCCGGGATGGCGGCGGCGGGGAACAACCTCGTCGTCGACCTCCCCCTCAGCCGTCGCTGGCGCCTGCTGGACCTGCTCGCGCTGCTGGTGCCGCAGGACACGGTGCTGGTGGCGGTCCGCTGCCCGCTGCCGGAACTCGAGCGCCGGGAGGCGGCGCGCGGCGACCGCACGCCGGGGCTGGCGGCGCTCCAGTTTCCCGTCGTCCACGCGCACGGTCCGCACGACCTCGACGTCGACACCGAGGCGTACGGCCCCGAGGAGTGCGCCCGGCGCGTCCGTGACTTCCTGCTGGTCCGCCCGCGCCCCACGGCCTTCGAGAGCCTGCGGCGTACGTACCTGCCCGGGCCGGCGCCGACCGGACCGGCTCAGTAGCCGGCGGCCAGCAGCGCCGGCAGGGCGCGCATGTCGTCGAAGACGACGGTGCCGGGGCCTTCGAGGCGGGCCGCCGGGGTGAGCCCGCCGCTGTAGCCGAAGGACCGCATGCCGGCGGCGCGGGCGGCGGCGACCCCGTACGCGCTGTCCTCGATCACCGCGCAGCGTGCCGGGTCGGCGCCCAGGGTGCGGGCCGCGTGCAGGAACAGGTCGGGGGCGGGCTTGCCCCGGGCGACGTCGGCGGCGCTGAAGACGCGGCCCTCGAAGTGGTGGCCCAGGGCGGTGGTGGTCAGGCTGCGGCGGATGGAGCGGTGGGAGCCGTTGGAGGCGAGGCAGTACGGGATGGTGAGCGCCGCCAGTACCTCGGGAATGCCGTCCACCGGGGTCAGTTCGGCGAGCGCCGCGTGGTAGAGGTGCGTGTAGGGCTCGTCCCAGTCGTCGGCGAGCGTCCTGCCGAGCCGTTCCTCCAGCGCCGCCCGCAGCACCTCCACCGAGGAGCCCACGAACCGTTCGATGATCTCGGCCTCGGTGAACGGCGCGCCCAGCTCCGCCATGACGGCCGCGTCCACCGTGACGTAGATGCGCTCGCTGTCCACCAGGACGCCGTCGCAGTCGAAGATCACCAGGTCGAAGGGGTTCGTGGTCATGGCGGCAGCCTACGGCCGCCCCCGGCGGCCGCCCAGGCTCTCCCCGCGACAGGAATCGCGACAGGAATCGCGACAGGGATCGCGAGAGGTCGGAGCGCGACAGGGATCGCGGGAGGTCGGAGCGCGAGCGCGGATCGGACACCCGTGCGGCCCTTCACGACCTCCGGCCCCTCACCACCGCCTCCGGCCCCTCACCACCGCCTCCGGCCCCTCACCACCGCCTCCGGCCCCTCACCACCGCCTCCGGCACCTCACCACCGCCTCCGGCACCTCACCACCGCCCTCGGCCCTTCACCCCCGCCCCGGGCACCTCACCATGCCCGGGGCTTACCCCACCGCCCCCGGCACCTGACCACCCCCGGACCTTCAGCGCACCCCCGCGATCCGGTCCGCCACCCGCGCCAGCGGGTCCGAGTCCGCGCGTGAGGTGGCGGTCTCCCGGCGGTCGGCGGCGCGCCGGGCCGCGTCCGCTCCGTGGACGGTGAGCCAGCGCAGCGGTTCGGGCTCCCAGCGGCGGACGCGGTGGTTCACCCACGGCAGCGCGGTCAGGCCGGTCGGGCCCGCCTGGCCGGAGTCCTGCTGGATCAGGTCGCGCAGGGTGCGGGCGGCGAGGTTGGCGGTGGTGACGCCGGAGTCGACGTAACCGCCCGCCCAGCCGAGGCCGGTGGAGCGGTCCAGGCCGACCGACGCGCACCAGTCGCGCGCGGCGCCGGTCACGCCCGACCAGGCGTGGTCGACGGCGGCCCCCGCGGTGGCGGGGAAGAGGCGGACGAGGTGTCCGCGCAGCGCCTCGACGGTCGCGGGCCGGGTGCGCCCGTCGTCGTCGGTGCGCGAACCGTAGCGGTACGGCACGCCGCGGCCACCCAGCGCGATGCGATCGTCGGCGGTGCGTGTGGCGTGCGGGCCGGTGTGGGCCAGGTCGCCGAGGATTTCGCGGCCCTCCCAGCCGAGCGTCTCCCAGAGGGCGGCGGGCAGCGGCTCGGTGACGATCATCGAGGAGTGGAGCGGGATCCAGGTGCGCCGGTGGCCCTTGACGCCGGCGGTGTACCCCTCGGTGCAGCGCAGGACGTACGGGGCGCGGACCGTGCCGTAGGGGGTCACGGCGTGCTTGGGCCGGATCTCGGTGACCGGCGTCGACTCGTGGACGGTGACGCCGAGCGCCTCGACGGCCGCCGCGAGGCCGGTGACGAGCTTCACCGGGTGGAGGCGGGCGCCGTGCGGGGTCCAGGTGGAGCCGACCGCGCCCCTGACCCCGATCCGTCCGGCGGTCTCGCGGGCGCCGCGCAGCACCCGGTCCCGCTCGCCGAAGGCGATCTCGACGGAGTGGTGGTCCTTGAGCCGGGCGAGCTGGGCGGGGGTGTACGCGACGTCGAGGGCGCCGCCCCGGTGGACGTCGGCGTCGATCTTCTCCTCGGTGACGTCCCGGACGACCTCACCGACCGTGTCGTTCATGGCCCGTTGGAGCCGTACCGCCGCGTCGTGGCCGTGCAGTCGCGCGTAACGGTCGCGGCCCGCGACGCCGTTGGAGAGCCGTCCGCCGTGACGGCCGGATGCGCCGTAGCCGCAGAACGCGGCTTCCAGCACGGTGATGTGGAGGAAGGGGACGGCCTTCTTCAGGTAGTACGCCGTCCAGAGCCCGGTGTAACCGCCGCCGACGATGCACACGTCGGCGTGGGTGTCGCCGGGCAGGGGTTCGCGGGGGGCGGGGATGCCCGCCTGTGCGAACCAGAACGATATGCCGCCGTCGGTGGTCTCCCGGCGGGGCTCGGCGGATCTGCCGCTGCTCATGTTGCCTCTGCTGTCCGTGGAGTTGGGGGAGAGAGGGCCGGCGGCGCGGGGTGGCCGCCTCGCCACCCGCCCGGTGCGGTGCGCCGCTCGATGCGGGACGTTACTGCGCCGGGGCCCGTCCCGTCTCGGGGGCCCGCCGGGTCAGCGGGTAGCAGGCCAGGCCGGCGAGGGCCGCCGTGAAGCGGGCGAGGTCGGTGACGTCGGGGCCGGCGCCCAGCGGCACCCCGCAGAAGACGAGGACCCCGAAGGCGTACGCGTACCGCCAGACGCGCGGCAGCCGGTAGGTGAGCACCGCGGCGACGCCCGCGAGGCCTTGATCGGAGGCGTACACCAGGGAGTTGGTGGCCGAGGGGGGTGCGTGGCCGTGGCGTGCGGCCCAGAGCAGGGCGGTCTCGGCGAGCAGTCCGGCGGGCACGTACGCGGCGGCGACCGCGGCGCACCACCGCAGGGTCCCCAGCCAGTGTTCGGCGGGTGCGTGGAAGAGGGTGAACAGCACCGCGCAGAGCACCCAGTGGCCGCCCTGCGGCAGCCACAGCAGGCCGGCGAGGAAGATGCGGAACGGCCGGTCGGCGAGGGCGTCGAGGCCGGTGGGCGCGGGCAGCCGGACGTACTCCTCGGCGGCCGGGAGCAGCGGGCCCAGCAGGTGGGTGGTGACGAGGAGGACCGTCAGCCAGACGTACGTGCCCGGGGCTCGGGCGATCCAGCGGCCGGCCGCGGAGGCGACGGCTGCTGCCGGGCGGTTTCGCTCCATGGTGCCGATTGACGCACGGTCCTACGATCGTCGGCGTGATCGACATCCCCGAAGAGCTGATCGCCACCCAGACCATGTTCCGGGGGGCCGCCGGAAAGGCGTTCACCGATGCTCTCCCCGGGCTCGCCGCCCGCTACCTGCGGGAGTGGGGGCTGCGGACCGACGGGGCGCCGATGTACGGGATGTGTGCCCTGGTCCTGCCGGTCGTCCGGGAGGCGGACGGCCTCCCGGGCGCGCTCAAACTCCAGTTGCTGGACGAGGAGTCGGCGGGGGAGGCGTGGGCACTGCGGGTGTGGGGCGAGGCGGGGGCCGGGACGGTCGCGCTGCTCCGCCACGACCCGGAGACCGGCGCGATGCTGCTGGAGCGCCTGGACGAGAGCCGTCCGCTCTCGGCGGTGCCCGACGCCCGGGAGGCGGTGGGCGTCCTCGCCGAGGTGCTGGCCCGGCTGGTGGCGGTTCCCGCGCCGCAGGGGCTGCGCACGCTGGGGGAGATGGTCGCGCGGATGCTGGAGGAGACGCCCCGGGCGCTCGCGGTCCTCGCCGACGAGCGGGAGCGGCGGCTGGTCGCGGACTGCGCGGCCGCGGTGCGGGAGGTGGCCGGCGAGCCGGGCGACCGGCTGCTCCACTGGGACCTGCACTACGACAACGTGCTGGCCGGCCGCGCCGGCACGGACCGCGCCCACGCGTGGGTCGCCCTGGACCCGAAGCCGCTCGCGGGCGACCCGGGGTTCGAGCTCTTCCCCGCTCTCGACAACCGCTTCGACCCGGCGGAGATCCTCTGGCGTTTCGACGCCCTCAGCGAGGCGCTCGGCCCCGCCTGCGACCGGGAGCGGGCGCGCGCCTGGACCCTGGGCCGGGTCCTGCAGAACGTGCTGTGGCACAGCAGGGAGGGCACGCACACCCTCGCCCCGGACCATGCCGAGATCGCCCGGCGGTTGCTGGGCCGGTCGTAGCGGGCCGTGCGGGTCGTAGCGGGTCGTGCAGGTCGTAGGGGGGCGTGGCGGGTTGCGGACGCGGGCGGGACGGCAGGTCGCAAGCCCGGTGGGGAGCGGTCGGGCCTTCCCCGCGCGGCCGACTCCCGCGCGGGCAGCGGGCCTTCCTCCGCACCCGCACCGAACTGCGTTCATCCGTCGCACCGTTATGGACACCGTGCGGGGGGCCGTGTTCTGCTGCACACCGAGCAGAGATTTTGCAACGTGAGAAAAAGGGTCGGTGCGGCAGGGACGAGCCGCGGGCCGGCGCAGAGGAGAAGGGAGTCGCGTGTGAGAACCGCATCGATGAGCCGGGGCGGCAGCCCACGGCGTGCGCGCCGGAGAGTGGGTGCCGTCGCCGCGCTGGCCGTGGCCGCGTCGACGACCCTGACCGGTACCGCCACCGCCACCGCCACCGAGAGCCACGGCGCCAGGATCCCGACGGTCACCTCCGGGAACGCCCGCTTCGAGATCCTCTCGCCGACGCTCGTCCGTACCGAGTACGCCGGCGACGGCGCCTTCACCGACGCCCCCACCTTCAACGCGATCGGGCGCGACGGGTTCACCCCGACCGCCTACACCGCGCGGACGGAGGACGGGTGGCTGACCGTCCGGACGAGCGCCATGACCCTGCGCTACCGGGTCGGCTCCGGGCCGTTCGACGCGGAGAACCTCTCCGTCCGGCTCGACGCGGGCGAGCGGCCGGTGACCGCAGCCCCCTGGCAGCGGCTCGTCTGCGCGCTGGGCGCGCTCTGCGAGGCGGAGGATCTCCGGCTCGAAGGGCTCGGGACGGCGTCCGACCACCGCGACCACACCGGCGCCGCCTTCGCCGCCGGCTTCGAGGCCACCGGCAGTTCGGTCGCCGCTGACATCGATGTCAAGGCAGCCGGGAGCTACCGCTTCGCCCTGAAGTACGCCAACTCCACCGGCGGCGACGGCAAGACGGAGACCCGCACCCTCTCGCTCTCCGTGGACGGCGGTGCGCCGCGGAAGGTGGAGCTCCCCGCCACCGCGAACTGGGACACCTGGGCCGAGGCCACCGCCCAGGTGGAGCTGGGCGCGGGGCAGCACACCGTCGCGCTGACCCGGACCGCCGCGGACTCCGGCTCGGTGAACCTCGACAGCGTCGCCCTGCTCCGCGCGGACGACGACACCTACCCCTCCGCCACCACCACCGCCATCAAGGACTGCCGTTTCGGGACGAGTTGCGAGGCGGAGTCCGCCCGGATCGCCGGCACGGCCACCGGTGCACTGGACCACCCGGGGTACGCGGGCCACGGCTTCGTCGCCGAGCTCAACCAGCACGCGAGCCTGACCACGCACCTGGTCGGCGTCCCCGCCGACGGCGTCTACACGCTCCGGGTGCGGTACGCCAACGGGCAGGGCGGCGACGGCCTGCACCGGACGCGCACCGCCTCCGTGACGAGCACCGGCACGGACGTGACGAGCGGCGGCAGGGACCTGACGAGCACCGGCCCGGACGTGACGAGCGCCGGCCCGGACTCCGCCCCCGGCTCCACCGCCACCCTGGAGCTGCCCGCCACGAAGGACTGGAACGACTGGCAGGAGGCGGCGGTCCCGGTCAGCCTCCGGGCGGGCGCCAACGACATCACCCTGGGCTGCCCCGACCCGGCCAGCTGCCACGTCAACGCCGACACCCTCTCCGTGGCCTCCCCGGAGTCGGCCGCCCCGCAGCCGCACCTCGCGCTCGGCGGGTACCGCCGTGGTCTGGACGGCGTCTCCGGCCAGGGCAACGACCCCGTCACCACGCCGGGCCTGCTCAGCCGGGACGGCTGGTACCTCCTCGACGACACCCCGTCCGCCCTGTACGACCCGGAGTCGAAGAAGGTCCGCCCCCGTCCCGCCCGGGGCGGTGCTCCCTACCAGGACGGTTACCTCTTCGGGTACGGCCACGACTACAAGCGGGGCCTCACCGACCTGGCCACCCTGACCGGACCGCCCGCCCTGCTGCCCACCTGGGCCTACGGCGTCTGGTACTCCGAGTACATCGACCGGACGGCCGCCGACTACCAGGACGAGATCCTGCCCGCCTTCCGCGCGGAGGGGGTCCCGCTCGACGTCCTGGTGACCGACACCGACTTCAAGGCCGGTGACACCTGGCGCGGTTGGGAGATCGACCCGGCCAAGTTCCCTGACGCGAAGGGCTTCTTCGACTGGTCCGAGGCGCAGGGACTGCACAACACGCTCAACACGCACCCGAGCATCCAGGGCTCCGACCCCCAGTTCGCGCGGGCCCAGGCGACCGCCAGGGGCAAGCTGGTCAAGGGCGGTTGCCGTGCCGACTGCTACGTCTTCGACTTCGGTGACGCGGACCAGCTCAGGGCGTACATGGATCTGCACCGGACCATGGACGAGCAGGGCGTCGACTTCTGGTGGCTCGACTGGTGCTGCGACGCCTCGCAGTCCTCGCTCGCCGGCGTGACCCCGGACGCGTGGATCAACCAGCAGTACGCCGACGACTCCGCCCGGGCCGTCGGCCGGGGCTTCGTCCTCTCCCGTGCCTACGGCTCGCTCCAGGCCGGCGGGTACAGCGGCCAGCAGGCCCTGCCGACCGGCCCCTGGGCCGACAAGCGCTCCACCGTCCACTTCACCGGCGACACCGCCTCCACCTGGGGCACCCTGCGCTTCGAGGTCGGCTACACCCCGGGTGAGTCCGCGGCGACCGGCATGGCGTCGATCACCCACGACATCGGCGGCCACAACGACACGACGGGTCTGCCCGGTGCGGAGGAGGGCACCCACAAGCTCCCCGACGACCTGTACGCCCGGTGGGTTCAGTTCGGCACCTTCCAGCCCGTCGACCGCCTGCACAGCAACCACAGCGACCGGCTGCCGTGGCAGTACGGCCCCGCGGCCCGGAAGTCCGCCGACGCCTTCCTCAACCTCCGCGAGAACCTGGTGCCGTACACCTACACCCTCGCCGAGGAGGCGAACCGGACCGGCGTACCGATCGTCCGCCCCGCCTACCTGGAGTACCCCGAGGAGCAGGCGGCGTACGCGGCCGCCGGCAGCGAGTACTTCTACGGCTCCGACGTCCTGGTCGCCCCGGTGACCACCCCCGGTGAGTCCGCCACCACCCCGGTCTGGTTCCCGCCGGGCCGGTGGACCGACTACTTCACCGGCGCGACCTACACGGGCGGGGAGGGCGGCACCACGCGGGACGTCACCACCACCCTCGACACGATGCCCGTCTTCATCAGGTCCGGCGGCATCATGCCGACCCGCAGCGAGAACGTCACCGACAACGCCCGCAATCCGCTGACCGACGTCACCCTCTCCGTCGCCGCCGGCGCCTCCGGTTCGTACACGCTGTACGAGGACGACGGCACCACGGCGACGGGGAAGGTCCGGAGCGCCACGACGGCCGTCTCCTACCGGGAGAAGGGCTCGCTCAGGACCGTGACCGTCGCCGGGACCAAGGGCTCCTACGACGGCCAGGTGAAGAACCGCCGCTGGACCCTCTCCCTCCTGGGCACCACCCACGCCCCCACCGAGGTGACCGCACGCGGCAAGCGGCTCGCCCGCGACGCGTACACCTGGGACGAGGCGACCGGCGTGCTCACCGTCACGCTCCCGAAGCAGTCGGTGCGCACACCGGCCGTGGTGACCGTGCGGTAGCCGGTAGCCGGAATCCGGCACCCGGAAGGCGGTGGGGCGGTGGGGCGGGGGCCCACCGCCGCCCGCACCCGTCCGGGTGCGGGCCCTCCACCCGCCGCGTCTACGCTGCCCCCATGATTCGTACCGCCACCGCAGCAGACGTCCCCGCCCTCCACGCCATGGTCCGTGAGCTGGCCGCGTACGAGAAGGCGCTCGACGAGGTGCGGGCCACCGAGGCCCAGTTGCACGAGGCCCTCTTCGGTGAGCGGCCCGCCGCCTACGCCCACGTCGCCGTCTCCGACGAGGACGGCGAGACCGTCGGCTTCGCGCTGTGGTTCCTCAACTTCTCCACCTGGCGCGGTGTCCACGGCATCTACCTCGAAGACCTCTACGTGCGCCCCGAGCGCCGCGGCGGCGGCCACGGCAAGGCCCTGCTGACCGAGCTCGCCCGGATCTGCGTGGACCGGGGGTACGGCCGCCTGGAGTGGTCGGTGCTCGACTGGAACACCCCCTCCATCGCCTTCTACGAGTCCCTCGGCGCCCGCCCGCAGGACGAGTGGACCGTCTACCGGCTCACCGACGACGCGCTGGGGCGGCTGGGCGGCGTGCGGTAGCCGACCCCGTCGGCGGTCTGGCCCGGGACGGCCGACCGCCGTGCGGACGCGTGGCTGTCGGACGCGTACGACACGATGGGCGCATGGCAACGAGCGCGGGCAGGGGCAGGGGCAGGACCACCGGCAAGCCGAAGGACGTGGCACCGGCGAGACGGCCGCAGGTGCGGCTGCCACCGCTCGTCCCGTACGCGGACGCCGGGCTGGAGGCGGACGGGGACTACGACGGGCTGCGGTTCGAGGCCGTGGACCTCGCCGACCAGTCGGGGCGCGGCGCCCGGTTCATGGACTGCGCGCTGGACGGCTGCGCCCTGGACCGTACGGAGCTGGTGCGGGCCCGCTTCCTCGACTCGGTGCTGACCGGCGTGCGGGGTGTGGCGACCGAGCTGGCCGAGGCGTCGCTGCGCGACGTGGAGATCGTGGACGCACGGCTCGGCGGGGTGCAGATGCACGGGGCGGTGCTGGAGCGCGTGGTGGTGCGCGGCGGGAAGATCGACTACCTCAACCTGCGCGCCGCCCGCCTCACCGACGTCGTCTTCGAGGGCTGCGT
This window encodes:
- a CDS encoding cysteine desulfurase-like protein; the protein is MSYDVHAVRAQIPALKSGSARFDAPGGTQTPQPVIDAVVDALAHPLAVRGTQNEGERNAEAIVLGARSALADLLGADPRGIVFGRSSTQLTYDLARTLAKNWGPGDEVVVSRLDHDANIRPWIQAAEAVGASVRWAEFDPYSTELTAHHVADALSDRTRLVAVTGASNLVGTRPDLPAIADLVHRAGALLHVDAVHLAAHAPVELAAVGADFLVCSPYKFLGPHLGVLASRPELLETLHPDKLLPSTDAVPERLELGTLPYESLAAARAAVDFLATLAPAATPATASRRERLAAAFEAIETHEDALRVRIETGLAALDGITVRSRAALRTPTLLLTFPGRSAADASRHLAARGVDAPAGSFYALEASRHLGLGDGGGLRVGLAPYSSEEDADRLLDALADYLTATPVRA
- a CDS encoding AAA family ATPase, whose product is MVTDEGRAIGDARGSGAGDGAADGRATGRACGAGGEPTGAAGPRTGADPHALVPPTRARGTVVLLNGASSSGKSSIARALLASLDGSWFHLPVDAFHAMRGGSPLAAEDLPAEIDRTVKGFHRAVAGMAAAGNNLVVDLPLSRRWRLLDLLALLVPQDTVLVAVRCPLPELERREAARGDRTPGLAALQFPVVHAHGPHDLDVDTEAYGPEECARRVRDFLLVRPRPTAFESLRRTYLPGPAPTGPAQ
- a CDS encoding HAD family hydrolase, with amino-acid sequence MTTNPFDLVIFDCDGVLVDSERIYVTVDAAVMAELGAPFTEAEIIERFVGSSVEVLRAALEERLGRTLADDWDEPYTHLYHAALAELTPVDGIPEVLAALTIPYCLASNGSHRSIRRSLTTTALGHHFEGRVFSAADVARGKPAPDLFLHAARTLGADPARCAVIEDSAYGVAAARAAGMRSFGYSGGLTPAARLEGPGTVVFDDMRALPALLAAGY
- a CDS encoding FAD-dependent oxidoreductase, which encodes MSSGRSAEPRRETTDGGISFWFAQAGIPAPREPLPGDTHADVCIVGGGYTGLWTAYYLKKAVPFLHITVLEAAFCGYGASGRHGGRLSNGVAGRDRYARLHGHDAAVRLQRAMNDTVGEVVRDVTEEKIDADVHRGGALDVAYTPAQLARLKDHHSVEIAFGERDRVLRGARETAGRIGVRGAVGSTWTPHGARLHPVKLVTGLAAAVEALGVTVHESTPVTEIRPKHAVTPYGTVRAPYVLRCTEGYTAGVKGHRRTWIPLHSSMIVTEPLPAALWETLGWEGREILGDLAHTGPHATRTADDRIALGGRGVPYRYGSRTDDDGRTRPATVEALRGHLVRLFPATAGAAVDHAWSGVTGAARDWCASVGLDRSTGLGWAGGYVDSGVTTANLAARTLRDLIQQDSGQAGPTGLTALPWVNHRVRRWEPEPLRWLTVHGADAARRAADRRETATSRADSDPLARVADRIAGVR
- a CDS encoding rhomboid-like protein, coding for MERNRPAAAVASAAGRWIARAPGTYVWLTVLLVTTHLLGPLLPAAEEYVRLPAPTGLDALADRPFRIFLAGLLWLPQGGHWVLCAVLFTLFHAPAEHWLGTLRWCAAVAAAYVPAGLLAETALLWAARHGHAPPSATNSLVYASDQGLAGVAAVLTYRLPRVWRYAYAFGVLVFCGVPLGAGPDVTDLARFTAALAGLACYPLTRRAPETGRAPAQ
- a CDS encoding aminoglycoside phosphotransferase family protein → MIDIPEELIATQTMFRGAAGKAFTDALPGLAARYLREWGLRTDGAPMYGMCALVLPVVREADGLPGALKLQLLDEESAGEAWALRVWGEAGAGTVALLRHDPETGAMLLERLDESRPLSAVPDAREAVGVLAEVLARLVAVPAPQGLRTLGEMVARMLEETPRALAVLADERERRLVADCAAAVREVAGEPGDRLLHWDLHYDNVLAGRAGTDRAHAWVALDPKPLAGDPGFELFPALDNRFDPAEILWRFDALSEALGPACDRERARAWTLGRVLQNVLWHSREGTHTLAPDHAEIARRLLGRS
- a CDS encoding TIM-barrel domain-containing protein, which translates into the protein MSRGGSPRRARRRVGAVAALAVAASTTLTGTATATATESHGARIPTVTSGNARFEILSPTLVRTEYAGDGAFTDAPTFNAIGRDGFTPTAYTARTEDGWLTVRTSAMTLRYRVGSGPFDAENLSVRLDAGERPVTAAPWQRLVCALGALCEAEDLRLEGLGTASDHRDHTGAAFAAGFEATGSSVAADIDVKAAGSYRFALKYANSTGGDGKTETRTLSLSVDGGAPRKVELPATANWDTWAEATAQVELGAGQHTVALTRTAADSGSVNLDSVALLRADDDTYPSATTTAIKDCRFGTSCEAESARIAGTATGALDHPGYAGHGFVAELNQHASLTTHLVGVPADGVYTLRVRYANGQGGDGLHRTRTASVTSTGTDVTSGGRDLTSTGPDVTSAGPDSAPGSTATLELPATKDWNDWQEAAVPVSLRAGANDITLGCPDPASCHVNADTLSVASPESAAPQPHLALGGYRRGLDGVSGQGNDPVTTPGLLSRDGWYLLDDTPSALYDPESKKVRPRPARGGAPYQDGYLFGYGHDYKRGLTDLATLTGPPALLPTWAYGVWYSEYIDRTAADYQDEILPAFRAEGVPLDVLVTDTDFKAGDTWRGWEIDPAKFPDAKGFFDWSEAQGLHNTLNTHPSIQGSDPQFARAQATARGKLVKGGCRADCYVFDFGDADQLRAYMDLHRTMDEQGVDFWWLDWCCDASQSSLAGVTPDAWINQQYADDSARAVGRGFVLSRAYGSLQAGGYSGQQALPTGPWADKRSTVHFTGDTASTWGTLRFEVGYTPGESAATGMASITHDIGGHNDTTGLPGAEEGTHKLPDDLYARWVQFGTFQPVDRLHSNHSDRLPWQYGPAARKSADAFLNLRENLVPYTYTLAEEANRTGVPIVRPAYLEYPEEQAAYAAAGSEYFYGSDVLVAPVTTPGESATTPVWFPPGRWTDYFTGATYTGGEGGTTRDVTTTLDTMPVFIRSGGIMPTRSENVTDNARNPLTDVTLSVAAGASGSYTLYEDDGTTATGKVRSATTAVSYREKGSLRTVTVAGTKGSYDGQVKNRRWTLSLLGTTHAPTEVTARGKRLARDAYTWDEATGVLTVTLPKQSVRTPAVVTVR
- a CDS encoding GNAT family N-acetyltransferase produces the protein MIRTATAADVPALHAMVRELAAYEKALDEVRATEAQLHEALFGERPAAYAHVAVSDEDGETVGFALWFLNFSTWRGVHGIYLEDLYVRPERRGGGHGKALLTELARICVDRGYGRLEWSVLDWNTPSIAFYESLGARPQDEWTVYRLTDDALGRLGGVR
- a CDS encoding pentapeptide repeat-containing protein; this encodes MATSAGRGRGRTTGKPKDVAPARRPQVRLPPLVPYADAGLEADGDYDGLRFEAVDLADQSGRGARFMDCALDGCALDRTELVRARFLDSVLTGVRGVATELAEASLRDVEIVDARLGGVQMHGAVLERVVVRGGKIDYLNLRAARLTDVVFEGCVLAEPDFADARLVRVEFRDCVLRRADFTNATMDAVDLRAAAELDIARGVERLAGAVISPVQLMELAPAFAAQIGVRVEA